One segment of Nostoc flagelliforme CCNUN1 DNA contains the following:
- a CDS encoding Ycf34 family protein: MCICVNCHYVDRCVTYHAVEGQHQQPHLTETPNFDPNEPSINVNIRTKDDVIEMEWDVVGCLSFKRETGKWSKLRPGELVPT, encoded by the coding sequence ATGTGTATTTGCGTGAATTGCCACTATGTAGACCGATGTGTTACCTATCATGCTGTAGAAGGGCAGCACCAACAGCCTCACTTGACCGAAACACCAAACTTTGATCCGAATGAACCTTCTATCAATGTCAACATTCGGACTAAAGATGATGTAATTGAAATGGAATGGGATGTTGTTGGTTGTCTAAGCTTTAAGCGAGAAACGGGTAAATGGTCGAAATTGCGTCCTGGTGAATTAGTGCCCACTTGA
- the psbE gene encoding cytochrome b559 subunit alpha — MSGTTGERPFSDIITSVRYWVIHSITIPALFIAGWLFVSTGLAYDAFGTPRPNEYFTPARQEVPIVKNRFEAKKQVEEFIGK, encoded by the coding sequence ATGTCAGGTACCACTGGAGAACGTCCGTTTTCGGACATTATTACTAGCGTTCGTTACTGGGTAATTCACAGCATCACCATTCCGGCATTATTTATTGCCGGTTGGCTATTTGTCAGCACTGGACTGGCTTATGATGCTTTTGGCACACCCCGCCCCAACGAGTATTTCACACCAGCGCGGCAGGAAGTGCCCATTGTGAAGAACCGTTTTGAAGCTAAAAAACAAGTTGAAGAATTTATTGGAAAGTAG
- a CDS encoding photosynthesis system II assembly factor Ycf48 — translation MHSIVKGWQRIAALLIVVLMCIGCSKIPSVSYNPWKVISVPTDSNLLDIAFTNNPEHGYLVGSNATLLETNDGGNTWKPITLQLDEQKYRFDSVSFAGKEGWIAGEPGLLLHTTDEGASWSRIPLSEKLPGSPIAVKALADKTAEMATDVGAIYKTTDGGKNWKAQVESAVGVVRNLERSPDGKYVAVSAKGSFYSTWEPGQDAWVPHNRNSSRRVENMGFADNGQLWLLARGGQIQFSDPTKPEEWQEAKYPELSTSWGLLDLAYRTPNEIWIGGGSGNLLRSPDGGKTWEKDRAVEEVAANLYKIVFLEPERGFIIGDRGVLLKYLPNPETTSPEAA, via the coding sequence ATGCATTCAATTGTGAAAGGTTGGCAACGAATCGCTGCCTTGTTGATAGTAGTCCTCATGTGTATAGGTTGTAGCAAAATTCCCTCTGTTAGTTACAACCCTTGGAAAGTCATTTCTGTGCCAACAGACTCGAATCTCCTGGATATTGCTTTTACTAATAACCCTGAGCATGGCTACTTAGTAGGTAGCAATGCCACCCTATTGGAAACCAATGACGGTGGTAATACCTGGAAACCAATAACACTGCAACTGGATGAGCAAAAGTATCGTTTTGACTCAGTAAGTTTTGCAGGAAAAGAAGGCTGGATTGCCGGAGAGCCTGGCCTGTTGCTGCACACTACTGATGAAGGTGCTTCTTGGTCGCGTATTCCCTTGAGCGAAAAGCTACCAGGTAGCCCGATCGCAGTTAAGGCACTAGCTGACAAGACAGCTGAGATGGCTACTGATGTAGGAGCCATATATAAAACCACAGACGGCGGCAAAAACTGGAAAGCCCAAGTGGAATCAGCAGTCGGTGTGGTGCGTAACTTGGAACGTTCTCCTGATGGCAAATATGTTGCCGTTTCCGCGAAGGGTAGTTTCTACTCGACTTGGGAACCGGGACAAGATGCTTGGGTACCCCATAACCGCAATAGTTCTCGGCGGGTAGAAAACATGGGTTTTGCTGACAATGGGCAATTGTGGTTATTAGCTAGGGGAGGTCAAATTCAGTTTAGTGACCCAACTAAACCTGAAGAATGGCAAGAGGCAAAATATCCAGAGTTATCCACCAGCTGGGGTTTACTAGATTTGGCATATCGCACACCCAATGAAATTTGGATAGGTGGCGGTAGCGGTAATTTGCTACGGAGTCCCGATGGTGGCAAAACGTGGGAAAAAGACCGTGCAGTGGAAGAAGTTGCAGCTAATTTGTATAAAATTGTGTTCTTAGAGCCAGAACGGGGATTTATAATTGGCGATCGCGGCGTATTGCTCAAATATCTACCAAACCCTGAAACAACTTCCCCAGAAGCAGCTTAG
- a CDS encoding photosystem II reaction center protein L: protein MVERSPNPNNQPVELNRTSLYLGLLLVFVLGILFSSYFFN from the coding sequence ATGGTAGAAAGATCGCCCAATCCCAATAATCAACCGGTTGAACTAAACCGGACTTCGCTATACCTGGGACTACTACTAGTTTTCGTTCTGGGGATTCTGTTTTCCAGTTACTTCTTCAACTAA
- a CDS encoding photosystem II reaction center protein J — protein sequence MSGSGRIPLWVVATIAGLGIITVLGIFFYGAYAGLGSSI from the coding sequence GTGTCTGGAAGTGGGAGAATTCCCCTGTGGGTCGTCGCTACGATCGCAGGTTTAGGTATAATTACAGTCTTAGGCATTTTCTTTTATGGTGCCTACGCCGGACTCGGTTCTTCGATTTAA
- the rpsF gene encoding 30S ribosomal protein S6, whose translation MTTSYETMYILRPDLGDEQVEQAITKYQNLLRDQGAEDMQIQNRGKRRLAYEIKKHRDGIYIQLNYTAPATAIAPFERAMRLSEEVIRYLTVKQEAEEEKPPKEEKEKPTKVTATV comes from the coding sequence ATGACTACAAGTTACGAAACAATGTACATTCTCCGCCCTGACCTGGGAGACGAACAGGTAGAGCAAGCAATTACTAAATATCAGAATTTGCTTCGCGACCAAGGCGCTGAGGATATGCAAATTCAAAATCGTGGTAAGCGTCGTCTTGCTTATGAAATCAAAAAACACCGCGATGGCATCTACATCCAGTTAAACTACACTGCTCCTGCAACTGCGATCGCCCCTTTTGAACGCGCCATGCGCTTAAGTGAAGAAGTGATTCGCTATTTGACAGTTAAGCAGGAAGCCGAAGAGGAAAAACCTCCTAAAGAAGAAAAAGAAAAACCCACTAAAGTGACAGCAACGGTCTAA
- a CDS encoding Tic20 family protein, translating into MSWRGSTTVSDRIFASLPYLLPLVDSLVFGSFLLNQFPALRVLLLPLQPVLIIYGSLGQIGQIIVFFALFLLVVRNEKINHFIRFNTMQAILLDIVIFLCSILVEVLGQVPGTGFAIETVANTIFLGVVAAVAYSTVQSLLGRYAEIPAISDAVYMQVR; encoded by the coding sequence ATGTCTTGGCGCGGGTCTACAACAGTTTCAGATCGAATTTTTGCTTCCTTGCCTTATTTGCTGCCCCTAGTTGATAGTTTAGTCTTCGGCAGCTTTTTGTTGAATCAGTTTCCAGCACTACGAGTTCTGCTTTTACCACTACAACCAGTTTTAATAATTTACGGTAGTTTAGGACAAATTGGACAAATAATTGTGTTCTTTGCCTTGTTTTTATTAGTGGTGAGAAACGAAAAAATCAATCACTTCATTCGTTTCAACACAATGCAAGCAATTCTTTTGGACATAGTTATATTTTTGTGTTCCATACTGGTGGAAGTTTTAGGACAGGTTCCTGGTACTGGCTTTGCAATAGAAACAGTAGCTAACACCATCTTTCTAGGCGTTGTAGCAGCAGTTGCATATTCCACCGTCCAGTCTCTACTGGGACGTTATGCAGAAATTCCGGCAATTTCCGATGCCGTGTACATGCAAGTGCGTTAG
- a CDS encoding rubredoxin has product MSEPAVETTVLDRYECRACGYVYEPEKGDDKDDIPSGTSFAELPVNWRCPVCSAKKTAFANIGPAGTASGFKENLGYGLGVNNLTPTQKNILIFGALALGFLFFISLYGLQ; this is encoded by the coding sequence ATGAGCGAACCAGCTGTTGAGACTACGGTGTTAGACCGCTACGAGTGTCGCGCCTGCGGTTATGTTTACGAACCTGAGAAGGGAGACGACAAGGATGATATTCCTTCAGGGACATCCTTTGCAGAACTGCCCGTAAATTGGCGCTGTCCAGTTTGTAGTGCTAAAAAAACCGCTTTTGCCAACATCGGCCCTGCGGGTACTGCATCCGGCTTCAAAGAAAATCTCGGTTACGGTTTGGGTGTCAACAACCTAACGCCAACCCAAAAGAATATCCTAATTTTCGGTGCTTTGGCTCTTGGCTTTTTGTTTTTTATCAGTCTCTACGGCTTACAATGA
- the tsaB gene encoding tRNA (adenosine(37)-N6)-threonylcarbamoyltransferase complex dimerization subunit type 1 TsaB: MTTELKDLAINKYALALHTTTPELGLAISNFAGDTRSQIWNLGRDLSSLVHQYLIEFIKPQTWADLSFIAVAKGPGGFTGTRIGVVTARTLGQQLDIPVFAISTLAAVAWSEAGKSQNTKTIAVEMPAQRGQIFAAIYQFDPDVYKLKVCLSDRVLTPEAWQETLANWKTNYQLIQAQSGLAATVTSILELANLDWQEGKFPNWSEALPYYGQHPVQDA; this comes from the coding sequence TTGACAACGGAACTAAAAGACCTTGCAATAAATAAATACGCTTTAGCACTACATACCACCACACCAGAATTAGGTTTGGCAATTAGTAATTTTGCAGGCGATACTCGCTCTCAAATTTGGAATTTGGGGCGTGATTTATCTAGCTTAGTACATCAATATTTAATTGAATTTATCAAACCGCAAACTTGGGCGGATTTATCCTTTATCGCAGTTGCAAAAGGCCCTGGCGGCTTTACGGGAACTCGAATTGGCGTTGTCACTGCTCGCACTTTGGGGCAACAGTTAGATATTCCTGTATTTGCGATTTCAACTTTGGCTGCGGTAGCTTGGTCAGAAGCAGGCAAAAGTCAAAATACCAAAACTATTGCTGTGGAAATGCCAGCACAACGAGGTCAAATTTTTGCTGCTATTTATCAGTTTGATCCAGATGTTTATAAACTAAAAGTGTGTTTATCAGATAGAGTGTTGACACCAGAAGCATGGCAGGAAACTTTAGCGAATTGGAAGACTAATTATCAGTTGATTCAAGCTCAATCTGGATTAGCAGCGACAGTGACAAGTATTTTAGAACTAGCTAATCTCGATTGGCAAGAGGGCAAATTTCCTAATTGGTCAGAAGCTTTGCCATATTATGGGCAGCATCCAGTACAGGATGCATAA
- a CDS encoding AEC family transporter, with protein MTNLLELYVKLGGLVLVGFILGRKLPVTVPTRLGQFLFWVGVPISIVSFLRQSSLSGQIWIAPAIAYLAILLGAFLAWVGIKAQAYFKNTVPQPPTQASLILAAMLGNTGYLGFPITLAMVGKEYFAWALFYDLLGSFPGTYGLGVFLAARFGGGVQNHWQTARAILINPALWGFGFGLLFRQVTIPTVAEFWLEKFAWSGVALSLVLIGMRLALLKSWRSLPQVGMSLGIKMLLVPLILGSMLPLFGITGPIAKVIVLQMAMPPAFATLVIAEAFNLDRDLAVTALAAGAIVLLLTLPIWLWLF; from the coding sequence TTGACAAACCTTTTAGAACTATACGTCAAGCTGGGAGGATTAGTCCTGGTAGGTTTTATTCTGGGACGCAAACTACCTGTGACAGTTCCTACACGTTTGGGACAGTTTCTTTTTTGGGTAGGAGTACCCATAAGCATAGTATCGTTTTTGCGTCAATCTAGCTTGTCGGGGCAAATTTGGATTGCACCTGCGATCGCTTACCTAGCCATTTTACTAGGAGCATTTTTAGCTTGGGTGGGGATTAAAGCACAAGCCTATTTTAAAAATACCGTCCCTCAACCACCAACTCAGGCTAGCTTGATATTAGCAGCAATGTTGGGTAATACAGGTTATCTTGGTTTTCCCATTACCTTAGCAATGGTAGGCAAGGAATACTTTGCTTGGGCGCTATTCTACGATTTGTTAGGTTCATTTCCAGGAACTTATGGCTTGGGTGTGTTCCTAGCAGCGCGTTTTGGCGGCGGTGTCCAGAATCATTGGCAGACTGCTAGAGCCATCTTAATTAATCCTGCCCTGTGGGGTTTCGGATTTGGCTTGCTGTTTCGGCAGGTGACAATTCCCACAGTCGCGGAATTCTGGTTAGAGAAATTTGCTTGGAGTGGTGTAGCTTTATCCCTGGTGTTAATTGGAATGCGACTGGCGCTGCTCAAATCTTGGCGTAGCCTACCACAAGTAGGGATGAGCTTAGGAATCAAAATGCTGCTAGTTCCCTTGATATTGGGTAGTATGCTACCACTGTTTGGAATAACTGGGCCAATAGCAAAGGTAATCGTCTTACAAATGGCCATGCCTCCAGCTTTCGCCACACTCGTAATTGCTGAGGCATTCAATCTCGATCGCGATTTGGCAGTTACTGCCTTAGCTGCTGGGGCTATAGTATTGCTGCTTACTCTGCCAATTTGGCTGTGGCTATTTTGA
- a CDS encoding Npun_F5560 family protein — MSQSDTPNIQVLSTEVSQLRQELQLRDSLVQQLSQELFRLVKGNTSFMPQQPELERDLTQLQALQEQLQAVEQQVAFYQEQITTRDSEIYQLRQSVQELTDRTRMLEQVVQELPQIYRRKFEERMTPVREKVAMLQRENRQLQAELQSVSYRLALKTRNASHSGIDLPNFPRPASDEETNISTSQNA, encoded by the coding sequence GTGAGCCAATCTGATACACCCAATATTCAAGTTCTCTCTACGGAAGTATCGCAGCTACGCCAAGAGTTGCAACTTCGCGATTCCTTAGTGCAACAACTATCTCAAGAACTCTTCCGGCTGGTAAAGGGTAACACTAGTTTTATGCCCCAGCAGCCGGAGCTTGAGCGCGATCTGACCCAGTTACAGGCTTTGCAAGAACAACTCCAAGCTGTGGAGCAGCAGGTGGCGTTCTACCAAGAGCAAATTACAACTCGTGACTCCGAAATTTACCAATTGCGGCAGTCAGTTCAAGAACTCACCGATCGCACTCGGATGTTAGAGCAAGTAGTACAAGAGTTGCCTCAAATTTACCGTAGGAAGTTTGAGGAGCGGATGACGCCAGTGAGAGAAAAGGTAGCAATGCTACAACGGGAAAACCGCCAACTACAAGCAGAACTGCAAAGTGTGAGTTACCGTTTAGCACTCAAAACTCGCAATGCTAGTCATAGTGGCATTGATTTGCCAAATTTTCCCCGCCCAGCATCCGACGAAGAAACTAACATTTCGACTTCCCAGAACGCCTAA
- a CDS encoding fumarylacetoacetate hydrolase family protein, protein MAQRYVRIQNQEGQIYYGLLQLSLNVQVLDAPPWLQGQPTDLTLTPVNYQILAPCAPSKIVAVGKNYAEHAAEMGTPVPSEPLIFLKPPTSIIPSEREIKYPPQSQRVDYEGELALVIGDYAFECTPEVAQTKIWGYTIANDVTARDLQKRDGQWTRAKGFDTFCPLGPWIVRELNPGARLQTFVNDNANPVQSACIDQMVFSPDVLVSYISQVMTLLPGDLVLTGTPEGVSALHPGDRVRVEIEGIGRLENTVAPR, encoded by the coding sequence ATGGCGCAACGCTATGTGCGAATTCAAAATCAAGAAGGACAGATTTACTATGGGTTACTACAACTATCCCTGAATGTGCAAGTGCTAGATGCTCCGCCCTGGTTACAAGGACAACCCACTGATTTAACTTTGACACCAGTAAATTACCAAATTCTGGCTCCCTGCGCTCCCTCAAAGATTGTGGCGGTGGGTAAGAATTATGCAGAACATGCAGCTGAAATGGGAACTCCAGTCCCTTCTGAGCCACTAATCTTTCTCAAGCCACCCACGTCGATCATTCCATCTGAGAGGGAAATTAAGTATCCTCCCCAGTCACAAAGAGTTGACTATGAAGGAGAGTTAGCGTTAGTGATTGGCGATTACGCCTTTGAATGTACACCAGAGGTAGCCCAAACCAAAATTTGGGGCTACACGATCGCCAATGACGTAACAGCACGGGATTTACAAAAACGCGATGGTCAATGGACGCGAGCCAAAGGTTTTGATACTTTCTGTCCCTTGGGGCCTTGGATCGTGCGGGAATTAAATCCAGGAGCGAGATTGCAGACTTTTGTGAATGACAACGCTAATCCAGTCCAATCTGCCTGTATCGATCAGATGGTGTTTTCTCCCGATGTTCTAGTTTCTTATATCAGTCAGGTGATGACGCTACTACCTGGTGATTTGGTGCTTACAGGTACGCCGGAGGGTGTAAGTGCATTGCATCCAGGCGATCGCGTCCGCGTCGAAATTGAAGGTATTGGTCGCCTGGAAAACACAGTAGCGCCCCGTTAA
- the ndhC gene encoding photosynthetic/respiratory NAD(P)H-quinone oxidoreductase subunit C, with protein MFVLSGYEYLLGFFIVCSLVPALALSASKLLRPSGYSPERHTTYESGMEPIGGAWIQFNIRYYMFALVFVVFDVETVFLYPWAVAFHRLGLLAFIEALVFIAILVVALVYAWRKGALEWS; from the coding sequence GTGTTTGTCCTCAGCGGTTACGAGTACCTTCTAGGCTTTTTCATAGTCTGTAGCCTAGTTCCTGCCTTAGCGCTCTCAGCATCCAAGCTCCTACGACCCAGTGGTTACAGCCCAGAACGGCACACCACTTATGAATCTGGCATGGAACCCATCGGGGGAGCCTGGATTCAGTTCAACATCCGCTACTACATGTTTGCTTTGGTCTTCGTCGTCTTTGATGTGGAGACTGTGTTCTTGTATCCTTGGGCGGTAGCTTTCCACCGTTTGGGACTATTGGCATTTATTGAAGCGCTAGTCTTTATTGCAATTCTTGTAGTCGCTTTAGTTTACGCATGGCGTAAAGGAGCTTTGGAATGGTCTTGA
- the psbF gene encoding cytochrome b559 subunit beta has product MTSGNNINQPVTYPIFTVRWLAVHTLGVPTVFFLGAIAAMQFIQR; this is encoded by the coding sequence ATGACTAGCGGAAACAACATCAATCAACCAGTTACCTATCCAATTTTTACCGTTAGATGGCTGGCAGTACACACATTAGGTGTACCAACTGTATTCTTTTTAGGCGCGATCGCCGCAATGCAATTTATTCAACGTTAG
- the psaI gene encoding photosystem I reaction center subunit VIII — translation MAASFLPSILVPLTGLVFPAVTFAFFFLYIERDDIG, via the coding sequence ATGGCAGCTTCCTTTTTGCCTTCTATCTTAGTTCCACTCACTGGTTTGGTTTTCCCAGCTGTGACCTTCGCGTTTTTCTTTTTATACATTGAAAGAGACGATATTGGTTGA
- a CDS encoding M15 family metallopeptidase produces MNKAGFSGKPQNSSNDLGDDIPVAVRDTPDAAPKIWLQPRIWLIGGVAGFILVSLISGFLYFVTAPKKTADSQPLPATSAPASPAAANNSSDTVLGHFPYPEAPESELVTISANRGIRMRKPAAQKFEEMVAAARRSGVILVPISGFRSVKDQEPLFFGVGAQRNQTPAERAALSAPPGHSEHHTGYAVDVGDGSVPATNLQTNFDNTKAYRWLQANAPRFGFEISFPKDNVQGVSYEPWHWRFVGDRDSLEMFYKARNLKPAKISP; encoded by the coding sequence TTGAATAAGGCTGGGTTTTCTGGAAAACCGCAAAACTCATCGAATGACCTTGGTGATGATATTCCAGTGGCTGTACGCGATACCCCTGATGCAGCGCCTAAAATTTGGTTGCAACCCCGAATTTGGCTGATTGGGGGAGTTGCAGGATTTATCCTCGTGTCTTTAATTAGCGGTTTTTTGTATTTCGTCACTGCACCTAAAAAAACCGCCGATTCTCAACCTTTACCAGCTACTTCTGCTCCTGCGAGTCCAGCAGCAGCTAATAATTCCAGCGATACTGTGTTAGGGCATTTTCCATACCCAGAAGCCCCTGAGTCAGAACTAGTAACTATTTCCGCAAACAGGGGCATTAGAATGCGAAAACCTGCTGCCCAAAAGTTTGAGGAGATGGTAGCAGCAGCGCGGCGTTCAGGTGTAATATTAGTGCCAATTTCTGGCTTTCGCTCAGTCAAAGACCAGGAGCCATTGTTTTTTGGTGTAGGTGCCCAGCGAAATCAGACGCCAGCAGAACGAGCTGCCCTCAGCGCTCCTCCTGGTCATAGCGAACATCACACAGGGTATGCTGTGGATGTTGGAGACGGATCAGTACCAGCAACTAATCTCCAAACTAACTTTGACAATACCAAGGCTTATCGGTGGCTGCAAGCAAATGCACCGCGTTTTGGCTTTGAAATATCATTTCCTAAAGATAATGTTCAAGGTGTGAGTTATGAGCCGTGGCACTGGCGTTTTGTAGGCGATCGCGACAGTTTGGAAATGTTCTACAAAGCCAGAAATTTGAAACCCGCTAAGATATCGCCATAG
- the ndhK gene encoding photosynthetic/respiratory NAD(P)H-quinone oxidoreductase subunit K, with amino-acid sequence MVLNSNLTTQGKERIINPIERTTITQDLSENVILTTVDDLYDWARLSSLWPLLFGTACCFIEFAALIGSRFDFDRFGLIPRSSPRQADLIITAGTITMKMAPQLVRLYEQMPEPKYVIAMGACTITGGMFSVDSPTAVRGVDKLIPVDVYLPGCPPRPEAIIDAIIKLRKKISNESMQERDKIKQTHRYYSTTHNLKPVDEILTGKYLQSATRSAPPKELAEAIGMPIPPALLTEKAQKEEQTRG; translated from the coding sequence ATGGTCTTGAATTCTAACTTAACAACCCAGGGCAAAGAACGAATCATCAACCCCATTGAGCGGACTACAATCACTCAAGACCTTTCAGAAAACGTCATTTTGACCACGGTTGATGATCTCTACGACTGGGCGCGGCTTTCTAGTCTGTGGCCGCTGTTATTTGGTACTGCTTGCTGCTTTATTGAGTTTGCAGCTTTAATTGGTTCACGATTTGACTTTGACCGTTTTGGACTAATTCCCCGTTCTAGCCCCCGCCAAGCCGATTTAATTATTACGGCAGGGACTATTACGATGAAGATGGCTCCGCAACTGGTGCGTCTTTATGAACAAATGCCAGAGCCAAAGTATGTAATTGCGATGGGTGCTTGCACAATTACTGGCGGGATGTTCAGCGTTGATTCCCCCACGGCAGTGCGTGGAGTTGATAAACTGATTCCTGTAGATGTGTATTTGCCTGGTTGTCCTCCCCGTCCAGAAGCAATTATCGACGCAATCATTAAGCTGCGAAAGAAAATCTCCAATGAATCGATGCAAGAGCGGGATAAAATTAAGCAAACCCACCGCTACTACAGCACGACTCATAACCTGAAGCCAGTAGATGAAATCTTAACTGGTAAGTATTTGCAGTCAGCAACTCGCTCTGCACCACCGAAGGAATTGGCGGAAGCGATCGGTATGCCGATACCACCTGCACTGCTGACAGAAAAGGCGCAAAAGGAGGAACAAACCCGTGGCTGA
- a CDS encoding NAD(P)H-quinone oxidoreductase subunit J, with product MAEEESKPVPAAKEESLVQAGKISQWLTENGFDHEFLAPDKNGVEIIKVAADFLLPTATALYAYGFNYLQFQGGVDLGPGQELVSVYHLIKVGDNSDRPEEVRVKVFLPRENPVVPSLYWIWKTADWQERESYDMFGIIYEGHPNLKRILMPEDWVGWPLRKDYISPDFYELQDAY from the coding sequence GTGGCTGAAGAAGAATCTAAACCAGTACCAGCAGCCAAAGAAGAGTCATTGGTACAAGCGGGTAAAATTTCTCAGTGGTTGACGGAAAATGGCTTTGACCATGAGTTTTTAGCACCGGATAAGAATGGTGTAGAAATAATTAAGGTGGCGGCAGATTTCTTGCTTCCTACCGCTACAGCTCTTTATGCCTACGGGTTTAATTATCTCCAGTTTCAAGGTGGTGTTGACCTTGGTCCAGGACAGGAATTGGTGAGTGTGTATCACTTGATTAAAGTCGGTGATAATAGCGATCGCCCCGAAGAAGTTCGAGTTAAGGTGTTCTTACCACGGGAAAACCCCGTAGTCCCTTCTCTGTACTGGATTTGGAAAACCGCAGATTGGCAAGAGCGCGAGTCTTACGATATGTTCGGCATTATCTACGAAGGACACCCGAATCTCAAGCGGATTTTGATGCCGGAAGATTGGGTAGGTTGGCCTTTGCGGAAGGATTACATCTCGCCTGATTTCTACGAGTTGCAAGACGCTTATTAG
- a CDS encoding DUF3370 domain-containing protein, protein MLSPLPSSVFILLLGLAITQTFGCTTHKDNSAIAQTSPKPVPQEIVQPGEVRPLPGKLNTIPVFNSNSPEWIKTEGILLSTFPTNGKKVPAAHLNFPFQGRFDLFAHHYSHTPKDLQTLYLGVIVHNPGKKPVTIDVLQAASYLMQDAPFVTLPPYIENNDGKAYSGPGDRAVGDVLRGVRQADFPAKLIIPPGQSRMLLNHPIPVRNLEKPVNGRSSFMRLRSSDQVYAASLAMFAKKNFDNTERPPTLTEWQALLNTGNFAGPRDKTPTPPNATSGVLIYGRVAGVSSGSQWQAKLVDNPQSQNLTIPQRGKAISYALDTLLSGRLGTQQIQTAKMLVRYPDTAYEAHGNYGVEYKLTLPLSNNTNQNQTVTVTLETPLKEDKLSQGGLRFRKPSLDFPFFRGTVRLRYFDDQGEQKTRYIHLWHRTGQVLEPLVQLVLPPATKRIVQVDVIYPPDSTPPQVLSLRTLEK, encoded by the coding sequence ATGCTCTCTCCCTTACCATCATCTGTATTTATACTTCTATTAGGGCTTGCCATAACTCAAACCTTTGGATGCACAACTCATAAAGATAATTCAGCGATCGCTCAAACTTCACCAAAGCCAGTACCCCAAGAAATTGTGCAACCAGGAGAAGTTCGACCTCTACCAGGCAAGTTGAATACAATACCTGTTTTTAACAGCAATAGCCCAGAATGGATTAAAACTGAGGGTATTTTACTTTCTACCTTTCCTACAAACGGTAAAAAAGTTCCAGCAGCGCACCTCAATTTCCCCTTTCAGGGACGCTTTGACTTATTCGCCCACCACTACAGCCACACTCCCAAGGATTTACAAACGCTATACCTGGGTGTAATTGTGCATAACCCTGGTAAAAAACCTGTAACAATAGATGTGTTGCAAGCGGCGAGTTATTTGATGCAGGATGCGCCCTTTGTTACCTTACCCCCCTACATAGAAAATAACGATGGTAAGGCTTACTCAGGGCCAGGCGATCGCGCTGTTGGTGATGTACTCCGAGGTGTTCGACAAGCTGATTTTCCCGCAAAGCTGATAATTCCGCCAGGGCAAAGCCGGATGTTGCTAAATCATCCTATTCCTGTACGGAATCTAGAAAAGCCTGTGAATGGTCGCTCTAGCTTTATGCGGTTGCGTAGTAGCGATCAAGTTTATGCAGCAAGTTTAGCAATGTTTGCCAAGAAAAATTTTGATAATACAGAACGCCCACCCACTCTTACAGAATGGCAAGCTTTACTAAATACCGGGAACTTCGCCGGGCCGCGAGATAAAACCCCTACTCCTCCAAATGCTACCAGTGGCGTACTGATTTATGGACGTGTAGCTGGTGTTTCTAGTGGTTCCCAATGGCAAGCAAAGTTGGTGGATAATCCCCAAAGCCAAAATCTGACTATTCCCCAGCGTGGCAAAGCTATTTCTTATGCTTTAGACACATTGCTCAGTGGTCGATTGGGCACTCAACAAATCCAAACGGCCAAAATGCTGGTACGTTATCCAGATACGGCTTATGAAGCACATGGTAATTATGGAGTGGAATATAAACTCACCTTACCCTTAAGCAACAATACTAATCAAAACCAGACCGTGACTGTTACTTTAGAAACACCTTTGAAGGAAGATAAATTATCCCAAGGTGGTCTGCGTTTTCGCAAACCATCCCTAGATTTTCCTTTCTTCCGTGGTACAGTGCGGCTACGATACTTTGATGACCAAGGTGAACAAAAGACTCGCTACATACATCTATGGCACAGAACTGGTCAGGTGTTAGAACCGTTGGTGCAGCTTGTACTTCCACCTGCGACTAAGCGGATAGTACAGGTAGATGTGATTTATCCGCCAGATTCGACACCACCGCAAGTGCTGAGTCTAAGAACTTTAGAAAAGTGA